A genomic segment from Triticum dicoccoides isolate Atlit2015 ecotype Zavitan chromosome 1A, WEW_v2.0, whole genome shotgun sequence encodes:
- the LOC119292199 gene encoding uncharacterized protein LOC119292199 produces MRPRSMAKTKGSPRRSRCKRNRRRNKRARRPSREAEPTPTGPTGVHHIPDHLLELVLLRVATPLALLRAASTCKRWCRLIFTDDATSPDHRFRRSLRAARVPGHYHVDGNNHVFVPDPLAADGFDRRQFSLDFLPAVPHGSLPWELADSRGGLLLFYRRDLVYYRMGRVWGGDPEYLHFPDMLVCDPLNRRCQGILYWEEMWPYQCLGLFLLDGAAADVPAAGGSSIAMSNFRVVAVTYESDVFEDDRGAPRACVFSSGSDGGWSMVESASGGDVPIPEYRSISFAGRARSSFFWRMEHEGAVLALDDATIQFSLVTFPCTVVGMPEESSAFRVIGGDDDAVRVVRVMANNDLTVFRQLDSSGEWVVEKLVRLPEATSGLPEREETYFHGPAKIVATTTRHVLVTPQEETWIFSIDLETLEVDQAHERNRYAGAAYPFELPWPPALRADNRRRCSRMDLTV; encoded by the coding sequence ATGAGACCGCGGTCGATGGCGAAGACCAAGGGATCGCCACGTCGCTCTCGCTGCAAGCGCAACCGTCGGCGCAACAAGAGAGCGCGGCGGCCGTCGAGGGAAGCAGAGCCTACCCCGACGGGTCCAACAGGCGTGCACCACATCCCCGACCACCTCCTCGAGCTCGTGCTCCTGCGCGTGGCCACGCCCCTCGCCCTCCTCCGCGCCGCGTCCACGTGCAAGCGCTGGTGCCGCCTCATCTTCACGGACGACGCCACGTCCCCGGACCATCGGTTCCGCCGCTCCCTCCGCGCGGCCCGCGTCCCCGGCCACTACCACGTCGACGGGAACAACCACGTCTTCGTACCGGACCCCTTGGCGGCCGACGGCTTCGACAGACGCCAATTCTCCCTCGACTTTCTCCCGGCCGTCCCTCACGGCTCGCTGCCCTGGGAGCTCGCCGACAGCCGCGGTGGCCTCCTCCTCTTCTATAGGAGGGACCTTGTCTACTACCGGATGGGTCGAGTGTGGGGAGGGGACCCCGAGTACCTCCACTTCCCTGACATGCTCGTCTGCGACCCGCTCAACCGGAGGTGCCAGGGGATCCTCTACTGGGAGGAGATGTGGCCCTACCAGTGCCTTGGTCTGTTCCTGctcgacggcgccgccgccgacgtgcctgCTGCAGGTGGTAGCTCCATCGCCATGTCCAACTTTCGGGTGGTCGCCGTGACCTACGAAAGCGATGTCTTCGAGGATGACCGTGGCGCACCTCGCGCCTGCGTGTTCTCCTCCGGCTCCGACGGCGGCTGGAGTATGGTGGAGAGCGCGTCCGGCGGAGACGTCCCCATCCCGGAGTACCGTTCGATCAGCTTCGCAGGGCGCGCGCGTTCGTCCTTCTTTTGGCGGATGGAGCACGAGGGCGCGGTGCTGGCTCTCGACGATGCCACCATCCAGTTCTCGCTCGTCACGTTCCCGTGTACCGTCGTGGGGATGCCGGAGGAATCTTCGGCCTTCCGGGTcatcggcggcgacgacgacgcggTGCGTGTTGTACGCGTGATGGCCAACAATGACCTCACGGTGTTTCGGCAGCTCGACAGCAGTGGCGAGTGGGTGGTGGAGAAGCTCGTGAGGCTGCCGGAGGCGACTAGTGGGCTACCGGAGCGCGAGGAGACGTATTTCCACGGACCAGCAAAGATTGTTGCGACGACTACGAGGCACGTCCTCGTGACGCCGCAGGAGGAGACCTGGATTTTCTCCATCGACCTCGAGACGCTCGAGGTGGACCAGGCGCATGAGAGGAACCGGTACGCCGGTGCCGCGTACCCATTCGAGCTGCCATGGCCACCGGCCTTGCGAGCAGACAATCGCCGTCGTTGTAGCAGGATGGATTTAACGGTTTAA